The proteins below come from a single Elgaria multicarinata webbii isolate HBS135686 ecotype San Diego chromosome 11, rElgMul1.1.pri, whole genome shotgun sequence genomic window:
- the PNMT gene encoding phenylethanolamine N-methyltransferase yields MAQTMNAVGVAAVADSYQMFNPKAYLQNNYMPPRANFTSEEFVVPWKLRCLADAFATGEICGHTLIDIGTGPTIYQLLSACDYFEEIVATDYLEVNRAEIHSWVCGEDPGIFDWTPYIQHACRIEGNAEPWKEKEQKLKKKLKKILPIDVHQPNPLGFLLSQPADALVSAFCLEAVSPDRPSFDRALQNVTTLLKPGGHFLMIGALEESFYLAGEAKLSVVPMSEAAVKESFAKCGYCVHSFRSYDMPPSLKIGVDDVQGIFFIHAQKPA; encoded by the exons ATGGCACAGAC CATGAATGCTGTTGGTGTGGCAGCTGTGGCCGACAGCTACCAGATGTTCAATCCCAAGGCCTACCTGCAGAACAACTACATGCCGCCTCGTGCCAACTTCACAAGCGAGGAGTTTGTGGTGCCCTGGAAACTCCGTTGCCTGGCAGATGCCTTTGCCACAG GAGAAATCTGTGGCCATACTTTGATTGATATCGGCACAGGCCCCACCATCTACCAGCTCCTCAGTGCCTGCGACTACTTTGAAGAGATTGTGGCCACTGACTACTTGGAAGTGAACCGGGCTGAGATCCACAGCTGGGTGTGTGGCGAAGACCCTGGCATCTTCGACTGGACCCCTTACATCCAGCATGCTTGTAGGATTGAAGGCAATGC GGAACCATGGAAGGAAAAAGAGCAAAAGCTGAAGAAGAAACTCAAGAAGATCCTTCCCATTGACGTCCACCAACCCAACCCCCTGGGCTTTTTGCTCAGCCAGCCAGCGGACGCCTTGGTCTCGGCTTTCTGCCTGGAGGCGGTGAGCCCTGACCGCCCCAGCTTCGATCGAGCCCTTCAGAATGTCACCACGCTCCTCAAACCTGGAGGCCATTTCCTCATGATTGGGGCGTTGGAAGAGTCCTTCTACTTGGCCGGAGAAGCCAAGCTGTCAGTAGTGCCCATGAGCGAGGCGGCTGTCAAGGAATCCTTTGCCAAGTGTGGCTATTGCGTCCACAGCTTCCGCTCCTACGACATGCCACCGAGCCTGAAGATTGGCGTGGACGACGTACAAGGCATCTTCTTCATCCATGCTCAGAAGCCAGCTTGA